Within Paenibacillus albicereus, the genomic segment CGACAATTGCTATGGCGAGTTCACCGAACGGCTGGAGCCGACGCAGGTCGGAGCTGATCTGATTGCGGGCTCGCTCATCAAAAATCCCGGAGGCGGACTCGCGGCGACCGGCGGTTATGTCGCGGGCACGGCCGCTGCCGTGCAGGCCGCTTCGTACCGCCTCACCGCGCCGGGCATCGGCGGCGAGGTCGGAGCGATGCTGGATACGCTGCGCGCCATGTACCAGGGACTGTTCCTCGCGCCGCATATGGTGGGCCAGGCGCTCAAAGGGAGCGTGCTGGCGGCCGGCCTGTTCGAGCGGCTCGGCTTCGAGACGTCGCCGCGATGGGACGAGCCCCGCACCGATCTCATCCAGGCGATCCGCTTCGGTCGTCCGGAAGCGCTGACCGCATTCGTGCAGGGCATCCAGGCGGCAGCGGCCGTCGATAGCCATGTCGTGCCCGAAGCCTGGGACATGCCCGGCTACGAGCATCCCGTCATCATGGCGGCAGGCTCGTTCATCCAAGGCGGCAGCCTCGAGCTGTCGGCCGACGCGCCGATCCGCGAGCCTTACATCGCGTACATGCAAGGCGGCCTGACGTACGCCCACGTCAAGCTCGGGCTGCTGCAATCGCTGGAGCGCCTCGCCAAGCAGGATATAATTGTAATGTAAACTCACACGGCAACCTCACATCGGTTGACACCTTCATGTCTCGCAGGTACAATAAGCTCATCCCTTATCGAAACTGGAAGGTTGATGTGAACATGGCTGACGATATACGCCGCAATATGGCGCTGTTCCCGATCGGGATCGTAATGAAGCTGACCGACTTGACCGCGCGTCAGATCCGCTACTACGAGCAGCATGAGCTGATCG encodes:
- a CDS encoding methionine gamma-lyase family protein, with translation MDNLMKLAREAEDRMEPRFKELDRMAEDNQWKVIRAFQKFRVSDFHFNGSTGYGYNDRGREVLDLVYADVFGAEAALVRPHFASGTHTISCALFGLLRPGDELLYVTGRPYDTLHKVIGKPGDGTGSLQDFGIGYREAALTPEGEVDWEQAERLIGPQTKVIGIQRSRGYDWRASFTVERIGEMIRRIKAIKPDVLVFVDNCYGEFTERLEPTQVGADLIAGSLIKNPGGGLAATGGYVAGTAAAVQAASYRLTAPGIGGEVGAMLDTLRAMYQGLFLAPHMVGQALKGSVLAAGLFERLGFETSPRWDEPRTDLIQAIRFGRPEALTAFVQGIQAAAAVDSHVVPEAWDMPGYEHPVIMAAGSFIQGGSLELSADAPIREPYIAYMQGGLTYAHVKLGLLQSLERLAKQDIIVM